The following DNA comes from Candidatus Methylacidiphilum fumarolicum.
ATCAGGAAAAGATTCACCACGGCTGCCATGTCTTATGGTGCCTTATCCCCTGAAGCTCATGAAACTCTATCCATTGCTATGAATAGGATTGGAGGTAAATCCAATACAGGAGAGGGAGGCGAGGATCCAGAAAGGTATAGTCCTTTACCTAACGGGGACTCGAAAAATAGCCTGATTAAACAAATTGCCTCCGGAAGATTTGGAGTGACAGCTGAATATTTATCCAATGCCGCTGAAATAGAAATCAAAATGGCTCAGGGATCAAAGCCTGGGGAAGGAGGTCAAATTCCTGGTTTCAAAATCGATGAAGTAATTGCCAGACTCAGAAGGAGTACTCCTGGAGTTCCTCTTATCTCCCCTCCTCCTCATCATGACATTTATAGCATCGAAGACCTCTCTCAGTTAATTTATGACTTAAAACAAGCAAATCCACGGGCAAAAATTTGTGTTAAGCTTGTCTCCGAAGCCGGCGTTGGAACAATTGCTGCTGGGGTTGCTAAAGCCCATGCTGACATCATCCTGATCAGTGGCAATGAAGGGGGAACGGGAGCCTCCCCAATTTCTTCTATAAAATATGCTGGAACCCCTTGGGAATTAGGGGTAGCCGAAACCCAGCAAGTTCTCATGCTCAATGGACTGAGGAGTAGAGTTACCTTGAGAACAGATGGTGGCTTGAGAACGGGAAGAGACATTGTCATTGCAGCGATCCTGGGTGCCGAAGAATTTAACTTTGGAACTATGGCCCTTATTGCTATGGGTTGTGTTTATGTCCGCCATTGTCATCTCAATACTTGTCCCACGGGCATTGCTACTCAAGACCCAAAACTAAGAGCTCGATTTAAGGGAACCCCTGAAGGCATTATTGCCTATCTCAATGCCGTTGCTCAAGAAGTCAGAGAAATATTAGCTAGTCTCGGAGCTCGGTCATTAAACGAAGTGATAGGAAAAACAGAGCTTCTTGAACAAAAATCATTTCCTAATCACCCCAAATCCCATCTTTTGGATCTTCGTTCATTGCTCTGGAAACCCGAGGGAATGGAAACAGAACCTCGGTATCATACGTGGGAAAGAAATGATCCTCAAGGCGATCGGCCGCTGGATGAACTACTTCTTCAACAAGCTAAATCAGCAATACGGACCAGAAAATCCGTTCTTATAACCCATAAGGTTAAAAATGTTAATAGAAGCATTGGAACTCAGCTCTCGGGGACTATTGCTTATCTTTACGGTGATAACGGTCTTCCTGAGGGCACCATCCAACTGAACCTATCAGGATGTGCTGGCCAAAGTCTTGGCGCCTTCCTGGTCAATGGAGTTAACATTCGGCTTGAAGGAGAAGCCAATGACTACGTTGGCAAAGGAATGAGTGGTGGGGAAATTGTTCTTAAAGCCCCAGATTACGCCTTGTTCAAACCTGAAGAAAATGTAATCTGTGGCAATACAGTGTTATACGGGGCAACAGGTGGGAGATTTTATGGTTGTGGAAAAGCGGGAGAAAGATTCGCCGTTAGAAACAGTGGAGCAACGGCAGTCATAGAAGGAATAGGCGATCACGGATGTGAATATATGACTAGGGGGAAAGTCGTCGTGCTTGGAAAGACTGGTAAAAATTTTGCAGCAGGAATGTCTGGTGGCATTGCTTATGTATACGACGAAGATGGCAGTTTTCCGGACAATTGTAACCTGCAGATGGTAAGACTGGAAAGATTTCCAGAAGAGGATGAAGCCAAAGACCTGCAACAGATTATTTATTTTCATTTTGAAAAAACTGGTAGTACCAAGGCAAAGCACATTCTTGAGAACTGGAGAAAAGCAAAAGCTTTATTTTGGAAAGTCGTTCCCTTGGAATCAGCTCACACGGGAAAACCAAAGACAGTGGAAAAACCTAAAAGGAGCATTTTACAGGAATCAAAAATTTGAGAATTTCGAGGGCGTAACATCGTAATGCTGCTGCTGAAAAACACAGCTAAATGCTTATAAGGATTGTGAGGAAGCGGTTCCATTTTTCTCCTGAGGATAAGCCAAAGGTCGGTTTATCCCCTCCAATTTAGGCAATGGGCCTAAGGCTAGTTACTGGTCAGCTAATCAAAAAGTTCGTTTAAAAGAAAATATGTTCCTTTCGGCCTAGATCAAAAAATAATCATTGACTTTGAGAAGGTGGAACAGTTTGAATTTTTGCTGAATCTTTTTTCTCTTCTTGGGATGGGGAAGGATTGATATCCTTAGGAGGTGGTGGCCGATATCCTTTCGGAGGAATGATTAATTCTTGACCAGGTTTTAAGCGATCGTCTTTTAATTCGTTGATTGCCATCAGTGCTTCAACTGTGACCTTATACTTTCTCGAAATTTTCCAAAGACTGTCTCCTTTTTTTACAACATACTTTATTTCGGTAGGTTTTTTAGTAGAACTGTCAACAGATTTTGTTTTAGAATCAGAAAGCTCTGTAGCTTGTGCAAACGAAATAAACAAAACAAAGACAATGATAAAAAGTGGCATGCTTTTATGATATCTTAGAGCCTTTTTTTTCAAAGTAGAAAAATATGTTTTTTTACAATTTCTTTAAATAATTTAATAGAGGCTACCAAAGTTTAAATCTCTGCAATCAAATTAGAAATTTGGATTAACTCCAGAATAGAATCCACTGAAGATTTATATGTTCTAAAAACACTCTAAGTTTTTGACCAAAAGATTGAATTAGACCGTCAGATTATTTGATCGGTGGGCTATACAAACTGATAGAGTTGAGCCGTTACCACAGTCTCAAATATCTAAAACCCCTATTGAATTCGCTTGCATAAGAGGATGCAATTGATATCAGATAGTAGATTCATTAAACTTGCTTTTGCCAAGCTAATATTAGTTTTCCTATCTTGCCGCATGATGCCTGTCTTGGCACTGGGTAAAGATTTTGGCAGACTTCCTTATTCCCTCATCCATGCTTGCATGCCAAAACACTTGAGAATTCCCGTATGAGAGTGGATCATACATTCCCAGTTGATTTCTGGGATTCTAGTTCCCTGAGAATCCATTCATACCTAAAACCTCATAGAGGAAATAGAAGTGTCTTCACTAATCAGTCCATGGCCCATGTATTGAAAACTAATAACCACGTGCGACTACACCTTTAGTTCTATTTTTATCATGAGGAGGCTTGCCATTTATTAGATTAAAAAAATTAGTTAGAAGTCTTCTAAAGAAAGAATAATATCATTTTTGCTGTTATTGAGGCAATAATATGGGCCGTGGAATGAATGGATATACTCGTTGGTATTATTGGAAAAGGAAATTAGCTCTTTACAAAAAAGATCTTGGTTCTTATACCA
Coding sequences within:
- a CDS encoding LysM peptidoglycan-binding domain-containing protein — translated: MPLFIIVFVLFISFAQATELSDSKTKSVDSSTKKPTEIKYVVKKGDSLWKISRKYKVTVEALMAINELKDDRLKPGQELIIPPKGYRPPPPKDINPSPSQEEKKDSAKIQTVPPSQSQ